A region from the Candidatus Neomarinimicrobiota bacterium genome encodes:
- a CDS encoding T9SS type A sorting domain-containing protein codes for MVKRLVVLVIFAFVATVAVKISAAEITTYMGNGADTYLTNDEQDDDTVADSSHGTETEMKFRNLPGVRLKLAYVRFDVSSLSDISVKNAKFSMNVTWFKGVSTTLGIYALMDESGDDWDEASTSYNTAPGFIPTDDPDSPTPVGYYQIEGEKLVEVAVMHYADDSLGWNTSEDSSAFDDFINSDTNGLITLCIIPNNEDDADWAISAKEDSTDGVLAPKLIYEEATSIENEGIVPAEYSLNQNYPNPFNPSTNIEFTLPEAGHTSLEVYNATGQLVETLVDGNMSQGTYTYTFNASAHPSGIYFYRLRSGDFVQMKKMMFLK; via the coding sequence ATGGTTAAACGGCTAGTTGTTTTAGTAATTTTTGCCTTCGTTGCCACCGTCGCAGTGAAAATATCTGCTGCGGAGATCACAACATATATGGGCAATGGCGCCGATACGTACCTGACGAATGATGAGCAGGACGATGATACTGTCGCTGACAGCTCTCACGGCACGGAAACGGAAATGAAATTCCGAAACCTTCCGGGGGTGAGGCTGAAATTGGCTTATGTCCGGTTTGATGTCAGCAGTTTGAGCGATATCAGCGTGAAAAACGCGAAGTTCAGTATGAACGTCACGTGGTTTAAAGGTGTCTCAACAACCCTTGGCATCTATGCGTTGATGGATGAAAGTGGAGATGACTGGGATGAAGCAAGCACCAGTTATAACACTGCCCCGGGCTTTATCCCCACGGATGATCCGGACAGTCCAACTCCCGTCGGCTATTATCAGATTGAAGGTGAGAAGTTGGTGGAAGTCGCCGTAATGCACTACGCGGATGACTCCCTGGGCTGGAATACGTCCGAAGACAGTTCCGCTTTTGATGATTTTATCAATAGCGATACCAACGGCCTGATTACCCTCTGCATAATTCCAAATAATGAGGACGATGCCGATTGGGCTATCTCGGCAAAAGAAGACAGCACCGATGGTGTCCTCGCACCAAAACTGATCTATGAAGAGGCCACCTCGATTGAAAATGAAGGTATTGTTCCTGCGGAATATTCGCTGAACCAGAACTATCCGAACCCGTTCAACCCATCCACGAACATCGAATTTACACTGCCTGAAGCAGGTCATACCTCGCTGGAAGTGTACAATGCGACAGGTCAGCTTGTGGAGACGCTGGTGGATGGCAATATGAGTCAGGGTACCTACACGTATACGTTTAACGCTAGTGCGCATCCATCTGGGATTTATTTCTACAGACTGCGTTCGGGAGACTTCGTACAGATGAAAAAGATGATGTTCCTGAAGTAG
- a CDS encoding PorV/PorQ family protein produces MMKFIRYILILIISISLGTFTVAQENVAPGVGMKKLGQSSMNFLQVSVSPRASAMGEAYTAIGKGAESIFYNPAGLPEMESRFELYATTTQWVADINYMAGVAAWNMGNAGVIGVSFLTVDYGDDNIWTGLAESPSDEKGYVEYGTINNIGAYAMGISYGRSITNKFTLGGNLRFVGQQLGESYLETGLEKNDETQISYDMGVKFYPGYESFRFGMFIRNFGPSIQYEEITSQLPQVFSIAVAMDMLDVFMPSITETNNLLVSTEFVHPINYTERTKVGVEYNYNNILALRGGYKFNTDVEGFSGGIGVTTPSIAGNTIEVGYSYSVLDIFDGINRFSLKVVF; encoded by the coding sequence ATGATGAAATTCATACGATATATTCTGATACTCATAATTAGTATCAGTCTTGGAACCTTTACCGTAGCTCAGGAAAATGTTGCGCCGGGCGTTGGTATGAAAAAGCTCGGCCAATCATCCATGAATTTTCTGCAAGTCAGCGTCAGCCCCCGGGCGAGTGCTATGGGTGAAGCCTATACGGCGATAGGAAAGGGAGCCGAAAGTATCTTTTATAATCCGGCCGGCCTCCCAGAGATGGAATCCCGCTTCGAACTCTATGCAACCACGACCCAATGGGTTGCTGACATTAACTATATGGCTGGTGTCGCTGCCTGGAATATGGGCAATGCCGGTGTGATTGGTGTGAGCTTCCTGACCGTTGATTACGGCGACGATAACATTTGGACAGGACTGGCCGAATCACCCAGTGATGAAAAAGGATATGTCGAATACGGTACGATAAATAATATCGGGGCGTATGCGATGGGTATCTCTTATGGTCGGAGCATTACCAATAAGTTTACTCTTGGTGGCAATCTGCGATTCGTAGGCCAGCAATTGGGGGAATCCTATCTTGAAACCGGGCTGGAGAAAAATGACGAAACCCAGATTTCCTATGATATGGGAGTCAAATTTTATCCGGGATATGAAAGTTTCCGGTTTGGGATGTTCATTCGCAATTTCGGCCCCAGTATACAATACGAAGAAATTACCTCCCAACTGCCGCAGGTCTTTTCCATTGCTGTGGCCATGGACATGTTGGATGTGTTTATGCCGTCAATTACCGAGACAAACAATTTATTGGTATCCACAGAATTCGTTCATCCGATTAATTATACGGAACGGACCAAAGTCGGGGTGGAATACAATTACAACAATATCCTGGCCTTGCGTGGAGGATATAAATTCAACACGGACGTTGAAGGATTCTCGGGTGGTATCGGTGTTACTACTCCTTCCATTGCAGGGAATACTATCGAGGTCGGTTACTCATATTCCGTGCTCGATATCTTTGATGGGATAAACCGCTTTTCACTGAAGGTCGTTTTTTAA